In Mycolicibacterium mucogenicum DSM 44124, the following are encoded in one genomic region:
- a CDS encoding enoyl-CoA hydratase-related protein produces MPHLVDLDRDGQTLIITMRREARRNAIDADMTAGLDAAFNLLDDDPELRVGVLASTGAVFSAGTDLKAGSGTPTERGGEYGLIRRRRSKPVIAAVDAPAYGGGFELVLACDLVVASSRASFSLPEAQRGVIATCGALFRTARALPRNVATELLLTGDPLTAERAHALGLVNVLTEPGDALEAAIALAGRICGSAPVSVSETLRAVEQLHAPDDERGWRATEQAFAAVLESEDIHEGLLAFAEKRAPEWSGR; encoded by the coding sequence ATGCCACACCTGGTCGACCTTGACCGCGACGGACAGACACTGATCATCACCATGCGCCGCGAAGCCCGGCGCAACGCCATCGACGCAGACATGACCGCCGGCCTGGACGCCGCTTTCAACCTGCTGGACGACGATCCGGAACTTCGGGTCGGGGTTCTGGCTAGCACCGGCGCGGTGTTCAGCGCCGGGACCGACCTCAAAGCCGGCTCCGGCACTCCGACGGAGCGAGGGGGAGAGTACGGGCTGATCCGCCGCCGTCGCAGCAAGCCGGTGATCGCCGCGGTCGATGCACCGGCGTACGGCGGCGGGTTCGAACTGGTCCTGGCCTGTGACCTCGTGGTGGCCTCGAGTCGGGCCAGCTTCAGCCTGCCCGAGGCCCAGCGCGGCGTCATCGCCACCTGCGGAGCGCTGTTCCGCACCGCCCGGGCGCTACCCCGCAACGTAGCCACCGAGCTGCTACTCACCGGCGACCCCCTGACCGCCGAGCGGGCCCACGCGCTCGGACTGGTCAACGTCCTCACCGAACCGGGGGATGCACTCGAGGCGGCGATCGCTTTGGCGGGCCGGATTTGCGGCAGCGCCCCGGTTTCGGTAAGCGAAACCCTGCGTGCAGTCGAACAGCTGCATGCGCCGGATGACGAGCGCGGGTGGCGGGCCACCGAGCAGGCCTTCGCGGCCGTGCTGGAGTCCGAGGACATCCACGAGGGCCTCCTCGCGTTCGCGGAGAAACGTGCACCCGAGTGGAGCGGTCGATGA
- a CDS encoding pyridoxamine 5'-phosphate oxidase family protein has protein sequence MSTQRRGRRIAMEDHERDAFLAEQRVCRVATNGPSGPHATPLWFVWDNECLWLYSLTRSQRWADITRQPRIAVVVDTGHDYLELRGVELVGDAEVVGEVPRTGQPQPALKTPENLFATKYVGLDALPYDGQHAWLRIRPETIRSWDFRKLGG, from the coding sequence ATGAGTACTCAACGGCGTGGCCGACGCATCGCCATGGAAGATCACGAGCGTGACGCTTTCCTAGCCGAACAGCGCGTCTGTCGGGTGGCGACCAACGGTCCGTCCGGTCCGCACGCAACTCCGCTGTGGTTCGTCTGGGACAACGAGTGCCTCTGGCTGTACTCCCTGACACGTAGCCAGCGGTGGGCCGACATCACCAGACAGCCACGCATCGCGGTCGTGGTCGACACCGGTCACGACTACCTGGAACTGCGCGGCGTCGAGCTCGTCGGCGATGCCGAAGTCGTTGGCGAGGTCCCACGGACCGGTCAGCCCCAGCCGGCCCTGAAGACACCCGAGAACCTATTTGCTACCAAGTACGTCGGCCTGGACGCCCTGCCATATGACGGGCAGCACGCCTGGCTCCGGATCCGGCCAGAGACCATCCGCAGCTGGGACTTCCGAAAGCTCGGCGGCTGA
- a CDS encoding beta-lactamase family protein translates to MARSITVAGMFARPPLNPFRRIHVPKDLDAITTIGEERASDGGLDTDQVATIWAAAQDLYRAGVHPAIQLCIRRNGVVVLDRTIGHGWGNGPLDNRDSKKVLATPNTPFCIYSASKGITATVIHLLCERGILDLNAPVAEYLPGFGRHGKHRITIAHVLAHRAGVPHVPAGLLDPEVLDDRDHRLTRLSAMRPVSPSGRVTAYHAHTFGFLLAEVVHAATGRTIREVLAEAILDPLGFRWTNYGVTNGDLPLVAPCYPTGLPLLPSLDVLSKWIYGAALDELVEMLNSPIYLTTVLAGTNTVGTANELSRFYEILRAGGELDGVRVLQPHTIRHALIPQSRLQPDPMMCGWPVRYGYGYMLGAKRLSLFGHDTERAFGTIGLTNNLGWADPERGISAGLITSGKPLVYPEVGRFPTLLSTIASQIPKIRN, encoded by the coding sequence ATGGCACGATCGATCACGGTGGCCGGGATGTTCGCCCGCCCGCCCCTCAATCCCTTCCGCCGCATCCACGTGCCGAAGGACTTGGACGCCATCACCACCATCGGCGAAGAGCGCGCCTCCGACGGTGGACTCGACACTGACCAAGTCGCCACCATCTGGGCCGCGGCCCAAGACCTCTACCGCGCCGGAGTACATCCCGCGATCCAGCTGTGCATCCGCCGCAACGGCGTGGTCGTCCTCGACCGCACCATCGGGCACGGCTGGGGCAACGGGCCCCTCGACAACCGAGATTCGAAGAAGGTCCTCGCGACGCCGAACACACCGTTCTGCATCTACTCCGCGTCCAAGGGCATCACCGCGACCGTCATCCATTTGCTTTGCGAGCGCGGAATACTCGACCTCAACGCCCCCGTCGCGGAGTACCTTCCCGGCTTCGGCCGCCACGGCAAGCACCGCATCACAATTGCGCACGTTCTCGCCCACCGAGCCGGCGTGCCCCACGTCCCGGCTGGGCTACTCGACCCCGAGGTCCTGGACGACCGCGACCATCGGCTGACACGGCTCAGCGCCATGAGACCGGTCTCGCCCTCCGGCAGGGTCACCGCATACCACGCACACACCTTCGGCTTCCTGCTGGCCGAAGTCGTCCATGCCGCGACCGGCAGGACCATCCGCGAGGTGCTGGCCGAAGCGATCCTCGATCCGCTCGGCTTCCGGTGGACCAACTACGGAGTGACCAACGGCGACCTCCCGCTGGTCGCACCCTGTTATCCCACCGGCCTCCCGCTCCTGCCCTCACTCGATGTGCTCTCCAAGTGGATCTACGGCGCCGCCCTGGACGAACTTGTCGAGATGCTCAACTCGCCCATTTATCTCACCACCGTGCTGGCCGGCACCAATACGGTCGGCACGGCCAACGAGCTCTCACGCTTCTACGAGATCCTCCGCGCAGGAGGCGAATTGGACGGAGTCCGGGTGTTGCAGCCCCACACCATCCGCCATGCTCTGATTCCACAGTCGCGTCTCCAGCCGGACCCCATGATGTGCGGCTGGCCCGTCCGCTACGGCTACGGCTACATGCTCGGCGCAAAGCGGTTGAGCCTGTTCGGTCATGACACCGAACGCGCCTTCGGGACGATCGGGCTGACCAACAACCTCGGCTGGGCCGACCCTGAACGCGGCATCAGCGCCGGACTCATCACCTCGGGCAAACCCCTCGTGTATCCAGAGGTGGGCCGATTCCCGACGCTCCTGTCCACGATTGCTTCACAGATCCCCAAAATTCGAAACTGA
- a CDS encoding TspO/MBR family protein, translated as MYAGQLVLNLLWSALFFGLGRRGVALVDIVLLDVAIVVSIALFWKVNRAAAAMLVPYLGWTPFATVLNFSVWSLNA; from the coding sequence GTGTACGCGGGGCAGCTGGTTTTGAATCTGCTGTGGTCAGCGTTGTTCTTCGGCCTTGGCCGGCGCGGGGTAGCGCTCGTTGACATCGTGCTGCTCGACGTGGCCATCGTTGTCTCAATTGCGTTGTTCTGGAAGGTAAACCGCGCAGCGGCCGCGATGCTCGTCCCGTATCTCGGGTGGACGCCGTTCGCGACAGTGCTGAACTTCTCGGTGTGGTCGCTCAACGCCTGA
- a CDS encoding GAF and ANTAR domain-containing protein has product MPDDRLSTLFTSDALAAFHDLARLIYEGTDSDEVYQAVCVAATLMVNGCDHASVLMRDPRGTYVTVAASDHVAADIDALERAIGDGPCLDAIDTETAQIDPDLTTHSQWPSLAACVLAATPVRGAMGFRMLVDGHKVGALNLFSDTPGAFDATSAAQAIVLGSFASVAASAAALGEDVAGLRHAVQSNREIGKAVGMLMVLFDIGDTEAFDRLRRISQDMNIKLADVAARIVANREHFRPNRTSP; this is encoded by the coding sequence GTGCCTGACGATCGGCTGAGTACCCTTTTCACCAGCGACGCCCTCGCGGCATTTCACGATTTGGCGCGCTTGATCTACGAGGGCACCGATTCCGACGAGGTCTACCAGGCCGTGTGCGTGGCCGCGACCCTCATGGTCAACGGCTGCGACCACGCCAGCGTGCTGATGCGCGATCCCCGTGGCACCTACGTCACCGTCGCCGCCAGTGATCACGTCGCCGCCGACATCGACGCCCTCGAACGCGCAATCGGCGACGGCCCCTGCTTGGATGCGATCGACACCGAAACCGCCCAGATCGACCCCGATTTGACGACCCACAGCCAATGGCCGTCGTTGGCGGCCTGCGTCCTGGCCGCCACACCCGTGCGCGGGGCGATGGGGTTCCGCATGCTGGTCGACGGCCACAAAGTGGGCGCCCTGAACCTGTTCTCGGATACGCCCGGAGCCTTCGACGCCACCTCTGCGGCGCAAGCGATTGTGCTGGGATCCTTTGCATCGGTCGCCGCCAGTGCAGCCGCGCTGGGTGAGGACGTCGCCGGGTTGCGCCACGCGGTGCAGTCCAACCGCGAAATCGGCAAAGCGGTCGGCATGTTGATGGTGCTGTTCGACATCGGCGACACCGAGGCGTTCGACCGGCTGCGGCGCATCTCGCAAGACATGAACATCAAACTCGCCGACGTGGCCGCCCGAATTGTCGCGAACCGCGAACACTTCCGACCCAACCGCACATCACCGTAA
- a CDS encoding DDE-type integrase/transposase/recombinase: MVWAIDFRFDSTIHGKAIKIASMLDEHTRLSVLNVVERSITGERVVDGLAKAFAAAGGPPKVLRMDNGPEFISQALQQFCDSKTGMVYIPPGTPWNNGYIESFNNRLRKECLNPRR; this comes from the coding sequence ATGGTGTGGGCGATCGACTTTCGGTTCGACTCCACCATCCACGGTAAGGCCATCAAGATCGCCTCGATGCTCGACGAGCACACCCGTCTGTCGGTGCTCAATGTCGTCGAGCGGTCCATCACCGGCGAGCGGGTCGTCGACGGACTGGCCAAGGCCTTCGCCGCCGCCGGTGGACCACCGAAAGTGCTGCGGATGGATAACGGTCCGGAGTTCATTTCTCAAGCGCTGCAACAGTTCTGCGACAGCAAGACCGGCATGGTCTATATCCCGCCGGGCACGCCGTGGAACAACGGATACATCGAATCGTTCAACAACCGCCTACGCAAGGAGTGCCTCAACCCCAGGCGGTAA
- a CDS encoding SDR family oxidoreductase, with amino-acid sequence MTVLTGQTVLVTGANRGMGREYVVQLLDRGAAKVYAAARDTAAIDLVDPRLIALQLDVTDAASVAAAAETASDVSVLINNAGILRGASVLAPDTTGLRAELETNLFGPLAMASAFADRIAERSGAIVNVASVLAWLPIGASYGVSKAAMWSATNSMRLELGPRGVQVMGVYVGLVDTDMASFADAPKSTPQDVVRQVLDGIESGADEVLADDFTRQAWAQLGKPIGGH; translated from the coding sequence ATGACCGTTCTCACTGGGCAAACAGTCCTCGTCACCGGAGCCAACCGCGGCATGGGACGCGAATACGTCGTCCAGCTGTTGGACCGCGGAGCCGCCAAAGTCTATGCCGCAGCACGTGATACCGCCGCGATCGACCTTGTCGATCCGAGGCTCATTGCGCTACAACTCGACGTCACCGATGCCGCGTCGGTGGCCGCCGCGGCCGAAACAGCCAGCGACGTCAGCGTGCTCATCAACAACGCCGGTATCTTGCGCGGTGCCTCGGTTTTAGCACCCGACACCACCGGCTTACGCGCGGAGCTGGAAACGAACCTGTTCGGCCCCCTGGCCATGGCATCAGCATTCGCCGACCGGATTGCCGAGCGCTCCGGAGCGATCGTCAACGTCGCCTCGGTTCTCGCCTGGCTGCCTATCGGCGCCAGCTACGGGGTATCGAAAGCCGCCATGTGGAGTGCCACCAACTCCATGCGCCTAGAACTCGGACCACGCGGAGTGCAGGTCATGGGCGTCTACGTCGGCCTGGTCGACACCGATATGGCGTCCTTCGCCGATGCCCCCAAATCCACACCACAGGACGTGGTGCGTCAGGTGCTCGACGGTATCGAATCCGGAGCCGACGAGGTCCTTGCCGATGACTTCACCCGTCAGGCGTGGGCGCAGCTGGGCAAGCCGATCGGCGGCCACTGA
- a CDS encoding GMC oxidoreductase has product MLEALGNIPSTAHLLGGAVIGATRAEGVIDANLSVHGYHNMLVCDGSAMPANPGVNPALTITALAEYAMAQIPAPTGQT; this is encoded by the coding sequence GTGCTGGAGGCGCTCGGCAACATCCCCTCCACCGCGCACCTGCTTGGCGGCGCCGTCATCGGCGCCACCCGCGCCGAGGGAGTCATCGATGCGAACCTAAGCGTTCACGGCTATCACAACATGCTCGTCTGCGACGGCTCCGCGATGCCGGCCAACCCCGGCGTCAACCCGGCCCTGACCATCACCGCACTCGCCGAATACGCCATGGCGCAGATTCCCGCACCCACCGGTCAGACGTGA
- a CDS encoding NADP-dependent oxidoreductase, with the protein MKAFALTRYGKKNTVKPVERPVPDLRDDDVLVQIHATSINPLDLKIRNGELKPLLPYKLPLVLGNDLAGIVVKTGPRVRRFAPGDAVYAKPNQDRIGTFAEYLAVNENDVARIPKTVTMNEAAALPLVSLTAWQALVDKAQLRPGQKVLIHAGSGGLGTIAIQLAKHLGATVATTTSTKNVTWVKALGADIVIDYKTQDFATALRDYDVVLDTQGGQTLDRSFQVVKPGGTVISVAGPPEPAFAREFGANWLLVQAMRALSFSVRRKAKRRSVHYSFLFMTANGDQLRELGALVDGGAIRPVIDRVFPFDATLDALAYVENGRATGKVVVTVRGDNDHP; encoded by the coding sequence ATGAAAGCGTTCGCCCTCACCCGCTACGGCAAGAAAAACACGGTCAAACCGGTTGAACGTCCCGTCCCCGACCTCCGCGACGACGACGTCCTCGTGCAGATCCACGCCACCAGCATCAATCCACTGGACCTCAAGATCCGTAACGGCGAACTCAAACCGCTTCTGCCGTACAAACTTCCACTCGTCCTCGGCAACGACCTGGCCGGCATCGTGGTCAAGACCGGCCCACGGGTGCGCCGGTTTGCCCCTGGCGATGCGGTATACGCCAAACCCAACCAGGACCGGATCGGCACCTTCGCCGAATACCTCGCCGTCAACGAGAACGACGTCGCCCGCATACCCAAGACCGTCACCATGAACGAAGCCGCGGCGCTGCCACTGGTCAGCCTCACCGCCTGGCAAGCGCTGGTCGACAAGGCGCAGTTGCGGCCGGGACAGAAAGTGCTCATCCACGCCGGCTCCGGCGGCCTCGGCACCATCGCCATCCAACTGGCCAAACACTTGGGTGCCACCGTCGCGACCACGACCAGTACCAAGAACGTAACGTGGGTCAAGGCGCTCGGCGCCGATATCGTGATCGACTACAAGACACAGGATTTCGCCACCGCACTACGCGACTACGACGTCGTCCTGGACACCCAGGGCGGCCAGACGCTCGACAGATCGTTTCAGGTCGTCAAACCCGGCGGCACGGTCATCTCGGTCGCCGGACCGCCCGAGCCCGCCTTCGCCCGCGAATTCGGGGCCAACTGGCTGCTGGTCCAAGCGATGCGCGCCCTGAGCTTCTCGGTACGGCGTAAGGCCAAACGACGCTCGGTGCACTACTCGTTCCTGTTCATGACCGCGAACGGGGACCAGCTCCGTGAGCTGGGCGCCCTGGTCGACGGCGGTGCCATCCGTCCGGTCATCGACCGGGTGTTCCCGTTCGACGCCACGCTAGACGCCTTGGCCTACGTCGAAAACGGCCGCGCCACAGGCAAAGTCGTCGTCACCGTCCGAGGCGACAATGACCACCCGTGA
- a CDS encoding class I adenylate-forming enzyme family protein, protein MKLSTLTDRRAEYDPHGPAVSDARHTLTNAQLHDRVLATAQHLCDVGISVGDVVAAQLRNRVEFVVLLFAAWRLGAAVTPVNPSLTDDEVHRQLADSGARLLVIDDDGIPVTGVPTLSVARLATTPVGADPTPHDDPAALALLIYTSGTTGTPKGVMLDHGNLDAMAQMGRQALQIGPTDRCLLILPLFHVNGIVVSVITPLLAGASVVISDRFAPQTFFELIERERPTFFSAVPTIYTMLAALPDDITPDTSSVRFAICGAAPASPELLNRFATRYGFPLIEGYGLSEGTCASTINPPDAPRAGTVGKPFPGQRIRIVDANGDDVPTGTDGEVIIAGPNVMRGYLGRPEATATTVIDGWLHTGDIGHLDTDGYLTLAGRSKDMIIRGGENIYPREIEDVLSSDPNVLEAAVIGAPDEKWGEIVVAYVAPRPGATVDLNALQALCALSLAGYKRPTEIRILDTIPKNPVGKTDKAPLRAAHTAPTNQRTEKATP, encoded by the coding sequence ATGAAGCTATCCACGCTCACCGACCGCCGTGCTGAGTACGACCCGCACGGACCAGCCGTGTCCGACGCCCGCCACACACTGACCAACGCACAACTACATGACCGTGTTTTGGCCACCGCGCAGCACCTGTGCGACGTGGGGATCAGTGTCGGGGACGTGGTGGCCGCCCAGCTGCGCAACCGTGTCGAGTTCGTGGTGCTGCTGTTCGCGGCTTGGCGGCTGGGCGCCGCGGTCACGCCGGTCAATCCGAGCCTCACCGACGATGAGGTCCATCGCCAGCTCGCCGACTCCGGGGCGCGACTGCTGGTGATCGATGACGATGGCATCCCCGTCACGGGGGTACCTACTCTGAGCGTCGCCCGGTTGGCCACCACACCTGTCGGGGCCGATCCGACACCGCACGACGATCCCGCGGCGCTGGCGCTGCTGATCTACACCAGCGGCACCACGGGCACTCCCAAGGGCGTGATGCTCGACCACGGCAATCTCGATGCGATGGCCCAGATGGGCCGCCAGGCCCTGCAGATCGGGCCGACCGACCGCTGCCTGCTGATCCTGCCGCTGTTTCACGTCAACGGCATTGTCGTCAGCGTGATCACGCCGCTGTTGGCCGGGGCCAGCGTCGTCATCTCCGACCGTTTCGCGCCCCAGACCTTCTTCGAGCTCATCGAACGCGAGCGGCCCACCTTTTTCAGTGCGGTGCCCACCATCTACACCATGCTGGCTGCCCTGCCGGACGACATCACCCCCGACACGTCGTCGGTGCGTTTCGCGATCTGCGGCGCCGCACCGGCTTCGCCGGAGTTGTTGAACCGCTTCGCAACTCGCTACGGATTCCCCCTCATTGAGGGCTACGGGCTTTCGGAGGGCACCTGCGCCTCCACGATCAACCCACCCGATGCTCCCCGCGCCGGCACAGTCGGAAAACCGTTCCCGGGTCAGCGGATTCGGATCGTCGACGCCAACGGCGACGACGTTCCTACCGGCACCGACGGTGAGGTCATCATCGCCGGGCCGAACGTCATGCGCGGCTACCTCGGCCGCCCCGAGGCCACCGCCACCACGGTCATCGACGGTTGGCTGCACACCGGCGATATCGGTCACCTCGACACCGACGGCTACCTGACCCTGGCCGGCCGTTCCAAAGACATGATCATCCGGGGCGGCGAGAACATCTATCCCCGCGAGATCGAAGACGTCTTGTCCAGCGACCCCAATGTGCTCGAAGCGGCGGTCATCGGCGCACCCGATGAGAAATGGGGCGAAATAGTCGTGGCCTACGTCGCACCACGTCCGGGCGCCACCGTCGACCTCAACGCACTGCAGGCTCTCTGTGCACTGAGTCTCGCGGGTTACAAACGCCCCACCGAAATCCGCATTCTGGACACCATCCCCAAAAACCCTGTCGGCAAAACCGACAAGGCCCCCTTGCGCGCCGCGCACACCGCACCGACCAACCAACGCACCGAGAAGGCCACACCATGA
- a CDS encoding carboxymuconolactone decarboxylase family protein — protein sequence MTADALGGRLPLTDPMTLTPAQRAVFDRMIARIVPWADAAGFRTMAGDGRLIGPFNPALRNPAVTSSLLDLSVAEHANTSLTDRVREVVILTVGAVWQADYELYAHIALAQHAGLSEDAARMIANGEAPAELSAPEALAQRLTRQLSATHRVDDALYREAESTFGADGLIDIAFLVGIYHTVCATLTMFAIPAPEQAGQP from the coding sequence GTGACTGCCGATGCCTTGGGCGGCCGACTACCGCTGACCGACCCCATGACGCTGACCCCGGCGCAACGCGCTGTGTTTGATCGGATGATCGCGCGCATCGTGCCGTGGGCCGACGCCGCCGGTTTCCGGACCATGGCCGGCGACGGCCGGCTCATCGGCCCGTTCAACCCCGCACTGCGCAATCCCGCCGTCACATCGTCCCTGCTGGACCTATCGGTCGCTGAACACGCGAACACCTCGTTGACCGATCGGGTCCGGGAAGTGGTCATCCTCACCGTCGGCGCGGTCTGGCAGGCCGACTACGAGCTGTACGCACACATTGCGCTGGCCCAACACGCGGGACTGTCCGAGGACGCTGCCCGGATGATCGCCAATGGTGAGGCCCCCGCTGAACTCAGTGCACCCGAAGCGCTCGCGCAGCGCCTGACACGGCAACTATCGGCCACTCACCGCGTCGACGACGCGCTTTACCGCGAGGCTGAAAGTACGTTCGGTGCAGACGGATTGATCGACATTGCCTTCCTCGTCGGCATCTACCACACCGTCTGCGCGACGCTGACCATGTTCGCCATTCCCGCCCCCGAACAAGCAGGACAACCATGA
- a CDS encoding alpha/beta hydrolase — protein sequence MTSPQSFTRQDVSFTSGKDTCAGWLYLPTGVASPPVVILGHGLGATREMRLDAFAERFAQAGIAALAFTYRHFGDSTGQPRQLLSIKRQLADWDAAIAYVKARRDVDGTRIAVWGSSFGGGHSITVASRHPELKAAVAQCPFTDGLASALALGPVGSLKVLPLVARDYASILRRREPAMIPLAGAPGTLALMNAPDALPGYQALLPANSTFRNEVAARVAPTIMAYRPGRAAKKIAFPILFCISDTDTVTPPEETERYARSAPRGEIKHYSAGHFAFYLGEPFEQLVADQTEFLTRHLNPIHVAP from the coding sequence ATGACCTCGCCACAGTCATTTACGCGACAGGACGTATCGTTCACCTCCGGCAAGGACACCTGCGCCGGGTGGCTCTACTTGCCCACGGGTGTGGCCTCGCCACCGGTGGTGATCCTGGGGCATGGCCTGGGCGCCACCCGGGAGATGCGGCTGGACGCGTTCGCTGAGCGGTTCGCGCAAGCAGGCATCGCCGCGTTGGCCTTCACCTACCGGCACTTCGGCGACAGTACGGGTCAACCCCGCCAGCTGCTGTCGATCAAGCGCCAACTCGCCGACTGGGACGCGGCGATCGCCTACGTGAAGGCACGGCGCGACGTCGACGGCACCCGGATCGCGGTGTGGGGCAGCTCTTTCGGCGGCGGCCATTCCATCACGGTCGCTTCCCGTCACCCTGAGCTGAAAGCGGCTGTGGCCCAATGCCCGTTCACCGACGGACTGGCGTCCGCCCTTGCGCTCGGGCCGGTCGGTTCACTCAAAGTGCTGCCGTTGGTCGCCCGCGATTACGCCTCGATCCTGCGCCGGCGTGAACCTGCGATGATTCCGCTGGCGGGCGCTCCGGGAACTCTGGCGTTGATGAACGCACCGGACGCGCTACCCGGCTATCAGGCACTCCTACCGGCGAATTCGACGTTCCGCAACGAGGTCGCCGCACGTGTGGCACCGACGATCATGGCCTACCGGCCGGGACGGGCCGCCAAGAAGATCGCGTTTCCGATTCTGTTCTGCATCAGCGATACCGACACGGTCACCCCACCCGAAGAGACCGAACGCTACGCACGGTCGGCGCCCCGCGGCGAGATCAAGCATTACAGTGCAGGCCATTTCGCGTTCTACCTCGGCGAACCATTCGAGCAGTTGGTCGCCGATCAGACCGAATTCCTGACTCGTCACCTGAACCCGATACACGTCGCGCCGTGA
- a CDS encoding enoyl-CoA hydratase/isomerase family protein has translation MTQQVRGDLVIEDHGRVLIARVDGGPHSLFGIQIARQLEALVDRADRDPGVHAVVFTGARPGRFVSHADVRWLQAEGAAVPELGRRSASAALRLARGVDRARVLDPVVQKTPLRGVAQLDRLHATFLKMNASGVIFVAALNGSALGLGAEFAWACDLRIMADGDFFIGQPEVLLGIMPGGGGSQRLTRLIGTHKSLVAILEGKPFTPAQALANGAVDEVVAPEDVVTRAVEVAEYFGKRTKGSVEAIKRSVYFGGSMSLQEGLHVERTEFLGTDQSPEGQQLMLQYLADTESSGELPLYHEDVYDRALESGTVPALDGIGARAARK, from the coding sequence ATGACACAGCAAGTACGAGGCGATCTGGTGATCGAGGACCACGGACGGGTGCTCATCGCCCGGGTCGACGGTGGCCCGCATAGTTTGTTCGGCATCCAAATCGCACGGCAGCTCGAGGCATTGGTGGACCGGGCAGACCGTGACCCCGGCGTGCACGCCGTGGTGTTCACCGGCGCACGCCCGGGCCGGTTCGTCAGTCACGCCGATGTGCGCTGGCTACAAGCAGAAGGTGCCGCAGTGCCCGAGTTGGGCCGGCGCAGCGCGTCGGCCGCCCTGCGTCTGGCCCGCGGCGTGGACCGCGCCCGGGTCTTGGATCCGGTCGTGCAGAAAACACCGCTGCGCGGTGTCGCACAGCTGGATCGGCTCCACGCGACGTTCCTGAAGATGAACGCCAGCGGCGTCATCTTTGTCGCTGCGCTCAACGGATCGGCTCTCGGGCTGGGTGCTGAATTCGCGTGGGCCTGCGATCTGCGGATCATGGCCGACGGCGACTTCTTCATCGGCCAACCTGAAGTGCTGCTGGGCATCATGCCGGGCGGCGGTGGCAGCCAGCGTCTGACCCGGCTCATCGGCACACACAAGTCACTGGTCGCCATTTTGGAGGGCAAACCGTTCACTCCCGCACAGGCGTTGGCCAACGGCGCCGTCGACGAAGTGGTGGCCCCCGAGGACGTCGTGACGCGGGCGGTCGAGGTCGCCGAATATTTCGGCAAGCGGACGAAGGGCTCGGTCGAGGCGATCAAGCGGTCGGTCTACTTCGGCGGGTCCATGTCGTTGCAAGAGGGCTTGCACGTCGAGCGCACCGAGTTCCTCGGCACCGATCAATCCCCGGAAGGTCAGCAGCTGATGTTGCAGTACCTCGCCGACACCGAATCCTCGGGTGAGCTGCCGCTGTATCACGAGGACGTTTACGACCGTGCCCTGGAGTCGGGCACGGTACCTGCACTCGACGGCATCGGCGCCAGGGCGGCACGGAAATGA